The Acidobacteriota bacterium genomic interval CTCAAATTCCTCCGGCAGTAAGCTTGTCCAATCCAATACCTTGATTGGGTTCTTCTTGATTTCGCTGTATCTTAAGTTTCCCATCTTTGAGCCTCCTTTTTAAAGAAGGATCAGTATATCATAAATCGTAATAACCTTTAGTATACTCCGACAGGTCTTCGGCTCCGTTCCCAATTCATTTCCTGAAAGAAGTTCAAAATTATGTTTCGTCACTGGGTTTTTTCCTTCCTCTTCATTATCAGTCTCGGGGTTCTCCTCGGTGTGCATACTTCGGTTCATGCCCAGTATCGGCAACTTGAAGAACCTCCTCCAATGCAGGGATCACCTGAAATCCTGAAAAAAATCGGGATTGATCAAAAACTCAACGCTCAAATCCCACTCACCCTGCCTTTTAAGGATGAAACGGGGCGTGATATCTCATTGCAAGAATACTTTGGAACCAAACCGGTTATCCTGGCACCTGTGTACTATGAATGCCCAATGCTGTGTACCCTCACCATCAATGGCGTTGTTCAATCTCTGGACCAGCTCAAAACCGTTGCGGGAAAAGATTTTCTGGTGGTGGCGGTCAGTTTCAATCCGCTTGAAACTCCAGAACTGGCGATGAAAAAGAAGGAAAACTACCTGCAAATGTATAATCGGCCAGGGAGTGAAGCCGGCTGGCACTTCCTGACCGGTCCAGAATCTTCAATTAAGCAGTTAATGGATTCTGTTGGGTTCCGCTATGCCTGGGATGAATCAATTAAGCAGTATGCCCACGCCAGCGGCGTGATTTTGCTCACTCCCCAGGGCAAGGTCTCAAAGTACTTTTATGGCGTTCAATACCCCCCCAATGAATTACAAGCCAGTCTCACTGAGGCAGGCAAAAGCCAGATTGGAAAACCGGCTGACCCTGTATTGCTCTATTGTTTTCAGTATGATTCAGCCACGGGGAAATATACGCTGATTACCCGCAATGCCATGAAAGTTGGCGGGGTGATCACGGTGCTGGGGCTCGTTTCTTTTATCGGACTGATGCTCTATCGCGAACGAAAACACGCCCACCGCTAAAATCCCCACTCCTGATTGGAAAAAGGCAAAGGCTGGCACAAACACAGTCTTTGCCTTTTTCTTTTCCAGATCAATTATCTTGACTTTGACCACAGTGGTGCGGTTTAGTGCAACGTATCTTCCAGGGGCTGAATCCACTGTGTGGCTGCACAGTTTCCGAAACAATCACATCATCATTCAGCAATCATCCTCAAATATATGAACCGCACACGATTTTTTGCCCAGACCATGCTTGGGGTGTTTGTGCTGACCTTCCTGTGGGTCAGTTTAGCGACCGCCCAGTCCTATTCATATCCGCTCTATCAAGGACGAACTGCGGTTGAATGGGGTTCGTTGCTAACCGATGCCAGCCCGAGCATTCGGGCCACAGCAGCCGATTCACTCCGGCGAATGGGAGTCAATGCTCGCCCGGCCCTGGCACACCTGACCAAAGCGCTTTCTGATTCCAATCCAGATGTGATTGAGAATGCCGTCTGGGCTTTAGGCTTTATTGGGAAAGAAGCTGAGCCGGCACTCC includes:
- a CDS encoding SCO family protein; protein product: MFRHWVFSFLFIISLGVLLGVHTSVHAQYRQLEEPPPMQGSPEILKKIGIDQKLNAQIPLTLPFKDETGRDISLQEYFGTKPVILAPVYYECPMLCTLTINGVVQSLDQLKTVAGKDFLVVAVSFNPLETPELAMKKKENYLQMYNRPGSEAGWHFLTGPESSIKQLMDSVGFRYAWDESIKQYAHASGVILLTPQGKVSKYFYGVQYPPNELQASLTEAGKSQIGKPADPVLLYCFQYDSATGKYTLITRNAMKVGGVITVLGLVSFIGLMLYRERKHAHR